In Thalassococcus sp. S3, the sequence ACGATGAACCATTGCGCGACCGGTGTGACGATGCTGGGCGTCTTCGACCGCCTGCTTGGCGATAACGAGACGGGGCTTATCCTGATCGGGGAAAAGGCGTTCCACCCGGCATTGCGGGTGATCGAAAACACCACCGTGATGGGCGAGGCGGCAGCCGCCATCCTCGTGGGCCGCTGTCCGGGCCGCTATGAGGTTGTGGATACCCACACGCTGCATGCGCCGCAGTTCTGGAAGAATACCGGCTTGCGCGGTGAAAACTATCTCGCCGGGTTCGACACCGCCTATATGGGGTTCGCCTGTGCGGGTCTCGAAGGCGCATTGGACCGTTTCGGGCGTCGTCATGGCGACATTCGCTATGTCATGCCGCACAACGTCAACGTCCCGTCCTGGTGCCAGATCGCAAGCGAGACCGGCATTGGGCGCGACAAGGTTCAGCTCTCCACCATCGGGCAATACGGCCACTGCTTTGGCGCCGATCCCTTCATCAACCTGACCGATACCGCAGCGCGCGGCGATCTCGATCCCGCCGATCAGGTGCTTTTGTTCAGCATCGGACTGGGGGCGACCGCCTCCTGTGCGCTGCTTCGCGTGACCTGATGGCTGCGCAACGCCCCCTTCAAACTCTGACAAGGAGATACATGATGACCGACCTTCAAGGAACCGTACTGGACAGCCTCCGTGACGTCGGCCTTGGTCCTCAGCGCATCGACCGCGCCGCCGGGGGTGAAACCCTCTTTGGCACGGGTGGCCTTCTGAACTCCATCGAGCTTGTTCAATTCGTGGCCGCGCTCAGCGAGCGGACGGGCGTAGATGCCTTTGACTTCATGGAGAACTTTCAGGGCGGAACCGGCGTCTTCTCGACCGTCGAAACGATTTTGGACTTTCTGGAAGGGCGCCGTGTTCAGGCGATGGCAAGCTGAAGATGGCTGGTTTTTCGTTGAACAGCGCCGAAACCGCAAGACTGCGCAGTGTGGCGGACCGGGTCGGCACCCCGTTTTATGTCTATGACGCACAGGCATTGCGGGACCGCGTCGCGGCCTTGAAGGCCGCGCTGCCGGATGTGGATTTCTTCTATTCGCTCAAGGCCAATCCGAACCTGTCGGTGGTGGGTGTTCTGACATCGGCCGGAACCGGCGCGGAGGTCAGCTCACGCCTTGAGCTGGAAACCGCCCTGGCCGCCGGC encodes:
- a CDS encoding 3-oxoacyl-[acyl-carrier-protein] synthase III C-terminal domain-containing protein is translated as MLSILDVAVAYPARQEQLKDLSDDLDLTRDQMRMYDRFFGFEAFQCDPAEPLDTLIAKAASEVLDRNPQQNAHLCCVTHCHTLLNTNVFNGHTSSVLEPYAARGVEVFSATMNHCATGVTMLGVFDRLLGDNETGLILIGEKAFHPALRVIENTTVMGEAAAAILVGRCPGRYEVVDTHTLHAPQFWKNTGLRGENYLAGFDTAYMGFACAGLEGALDRFGRRHGDIRYVMPHNVNVPSWCQIASETGIGRDKVQLSTIGQYGHCFGADPFINLTDTAARGDLDPADQVLLFSIGLGATASCALLRVT